A window of the Odocoileus virginianus isolate 20LAN1187 ecotype Illinois chromosome 20, Ovbor_1.2, whole genome shotgun sequence genome harbors these coding sequences:
- the LOC110137828 gene encoding vomeronasal type-1 receptor 1, translating into MFSASLEMGTIFLIQTGIGLMGNISLFCLYNFTLLTGHSLRPIDPILMQLVIANAMVLFSKGIPQTLAAFGWRYFLDDTGCKLVFYFHRVGTGVSFSTICLFNGFQAIKLKPSIWRWMEHQMRALRFIAFCCFLCWIVHMLINSCILIIVNGPLNEKNFSMRNNHGYCSWHMIEGSVGALYTIMYFSLDITSLGFMVWASSTIVLFLCRHKQRIQHICSNRLSPRPSHVVKATGTVLILVSAFVTFYTIYIVLTIWLTLVATRGQWMVNTSVLLATSFPAFSPFVLIIKDTRISQFCFACRARKTVC; encoded by the coding sequence ATGTTTTCTGCCAGCTTGGAAATGGGGACTATATTTCTCATTCAGACAGGAATTGGCCTCATGGGAAATATCTCCCTCTTTTGTCTTTATAACTTCACTTTGCTCACTGGACATAGTTTGAGACCCATAGACCCAATCCTCATGCAACTGGTCATCGCCAATGCCATGGTTCTTTTCTCTAAAGGCATACCACAGACACTGGCAGCTTTCGGATGGAGGTATTTCCTGGATGACACTGGATGTAAACTTGTCTTCTATTTCCACAGAGTAGGCACGGGAGTTTCCTTTAGCACCATCTGCCTCTTCAATGGCTTCCAGGCCATTAAGCTCAAGCCCAGTATCTGGAGGTGGATGGAACACCAGATGAGAGCTCTAAGATTCATTGCCTTCTGCTGTTTCCTTTGCTGGATTGTGCATATGTTGATAAATTCATGTATTCTTATAATAGTAAATGGTCCACTGAATGAGAAGAACTTCAGTATGAGAAATAATCATGGATACTGTTCTTGGCATATGATAGAGGGTTCTGTAGGCGCATTATACACAATCATGTATTTTTCCCTTGATATTACAAGTTTAGGTTTTATGGTTTGGGCCAGTAGCACTATAGTTCTTTTCCTGTGCAGACACAAACAGCGAATCCAACACATTTGCAGCAATCGACTCTCCCCAAGACCTTCCCATGTGGTCAAAGCCACAGGCACTGTCCTGATCCTGGTAAGCGCCTTTGTTACATTCTATACAATCTACATTGTTTTGACAATTTGGTTGACTCTAGTTGCAACCCGAGGGCAGTGGATGGTGAACACCTCTGTCCTTTTGGCCACAAGTTTTCCAGCATTCAGCCCCTTTGTGCTCATTATCAAGGACACTCGTATCTCTCAGTTCTGCTTTGCCTGTAGGGCAAGGAAAACAGTTTGCTAA